From one Anabas testudineus chromosome 21, fAnaTes1.2, whole genome shotgun sequence genomic stretch:
- the ralba gene encoding v-ral simian leukemia viral oncogene homolog Ba (ras related) produces MATSKSKNQSSLALHKVIMVGSGGVGKSALTLQFMYDEFVEDYEPTKADSYRKKVVLDGEEVQIDILDTAGQEDYAAIRDNYFRSGEGFLLVFSITEHESFAATAEFREQILRVKAEEDKIPLLVVGNKSDLEERRQVSVEEARGKAEEWGVQYVETSAKTRANVDKVFFDLMREVRGKKMSENKDKNGKGKNKRNKKSFKERCCLL; encoded by the exons ATGGCTaccagtaaaagtaaaaatcagAGTTCTCTGGCGTTGCACAAAGTGATAATGGTCGGAAGTGGAGGTGTGGGGAAGTCAGCTCTGACCCTGCAGTTCATGTATGATGAG TTTGTGGAGGACTATGAGCCCACCAAGGcagacagctacaggaagaaggtgGTTCTAGATGGGGAGGAAGTCCAGATTGACATCCTGGACACAGCAGGCCAGGAGGACTATGCTGCCATCAGGGACAACTATTTTCGCAGTGGAGAAGGCTTTTTGCTCGTCTTCTCCATTACAGAGCACGAGTCCTTCGCTGCAACTGCTGAGTTCAG GGAGCAGATCTTGCGGGTCAAAGCGGAGGAGGACAAAATCCCTCTCCTGGTAGTAGGAAACAAGTCAGACTTGGAGGAGCGCCGGCAGGTATCTGTGGAAGAGGCCCGAGGGAAGGCTGAAGAGTGGGGTGTCCAGTATGTAGAGACATCAGCCAAAACCAGAGCCAACGTTGACAAG GTATTCTTTGACCTGATGCGTGAAGTACGAGGcaagaaaatgtcagaaaacaaagacaaaaacgGGAAAGGAAAGAACAAGAGGAACAAGAAGAGTTTCAAGGAGAGATGCTGTTTACTTTGA